One window of Rissa tridactyla isolate bRisTri1 chromosome 12, bRisTri1.patW.cur.20221130, whole genome shotgun sequence genomic DNA carries:
- the ZMYND8 gene encoding MYND-type zinc finger-containing chromatin reader ZMYND8 isoform X4 produces MHPQSLAEEEIKAEQEVVEGMDISTRSKDPGSAERTAQKRKFPSPPHSSNGHSPQDASTSPIKKKKKPGLLNSNNKEQSELRHGPFYYMKQPLTTDPVDVVPQDGRNDFYCWVCHREGQVLCCELCPRVYHAKCLKLTAEPEGDWFCPECEKITVAECIETQSKAMTMLTIEQLSYLLKFALQKMKQPGTEPFQKPVSLDQHPDYAEYIFHPMDLCTLEKNVKKKMYGCTEAFLADAKWILHNCIIYNGGNHKLTQTAKVIIKICEHEMNEIEVCPECYLAACQKRDNWFCEPCSNPHPLVWAKLKGFPFWPAKALRDKDGQVDARFFGQHDRAWVPINNCYLMSKEIPFSVKKTKSIFNSAMQEMEVYVDNIRRKFGVFNYAPFRTPYTPNNQYQMLLDPANPTAGTAKTDKQEKIKLNFDMTASPKILMSKSMLSSSTGRRISLTDMPRSPMSTNSSVHTGSDVEQDAEKKATSSHFSASEESMDFIEKNTASPAATRTGQAGSLSGSPKPFSPQASTPISAKQERTSTPGSILNLNLDRSKAEMDLKELSESVQQQTTPVQLISPKRQIRSRFQLNLDKTIESCKAQLGINEISEAVYTAVEHSDSEDSEKSDTSDSEYSDEDQKSKNDQEDGEDKEGTRSDKESLSLKKKPKPPAQNEDKEELKSTSPEVEKTDDLVKEKAITDNEKEFSEKGKSLQHPAKEKLKGKDETDSPTVHLGLDSDSESELVIDLGDDHCGREGRKTKKESKETPPKHDVVGKTPPSSSASTQPLPETPVLTRSASQTPPAGVTATTSASSTVSAPSAATGSPVKKQRPLLPKETAPAVQRVVWNSSNKFQTSSQKWHMQKVQRQQQQQQSQQSQSQQPQSSQGTRYQTRQAVKAVQQKEITQSTSTSTITLVTSTQPISMVTSSGSASTLSSSVNTDLPIATASADVAADIAKYTSKMMDAIKGTMTEIYNDLSKNTTGSTIAEIRRLRIEIEKLQWLHQQELSEMKHNLELTMAEMRQSLEQERDRLIAEVKKQLELEKQQAVDETKKKQWCANCKKEAIFYCCWNTSYCDYPCQQAHWPEHMKSCTQSATATQQETDTEISTETLNKSSQPSSSVQPTPAETASTPKEKEGSADKSKESVTDPSV; encoded by the exons TCAGAACTAAGACATGGTCCGTTTTACTATATGAAGCAGCCACTCACCACAGACCCTGTTGATGTTGTACCACAGGATGGACGGAATGATTTCTATTGCTGGGTTTGTCATCGGGAAGGCCAAGTCCTCTGCTGTGAACTCTGTCCTCGGGTTTATCATGCTAAGTGTCTGAAACTGACAGCGGAACCAGAGGGGGATTGGTTTTGCCCAGAATGTGAG AAAATCACAGTCGCAGAATGCATAGAAACACAGAGTAAAGCTATGACAATGCTCACCATTGAACAGCTATCATATTTACTGAAGTTTGCactacagaaaatgaaacagccAGGG acaGAGCCATTTCAAAAGCCAGTTTCACTGGATCAACACCCAGATTATGCAGAATACATCTTTCATCCAATGGACCTTTGTACATTAGAGAAG aatgttaaaaagaaaatgtacggTTGCACTGAAGCATTTTTGGCTGATGCCAAATGGATTTTGCACAACTGCATTATTTACAATGGGG GAAATCACAAATTGACACAAACAGCAAAAGTCATCATCAAAATCTGTGAGCATGAG atgaatGAAATTGAAGTATGTCCGGAATGTTATTTAGCTGCTTGCCAAAAACGAGATAATTGGTTTTGTGAGCCTTGT AGCAATCCCCACCCTTTGGTCTGGGCTAAACTCAAGGGCTTTCCATTCTGGCCTGCTAAAGCACTGAGGGATAAAGATGGGCAAGTTGATGCCCGTTTCTTTGGCCAACATGACAG GGCCTGGGTTCCAATAAATAATTGCTACCTCATGTCTaaagaaattcctttttctgtgaaaaagactAAAAGCATCTTCAATAGTGCAATGCAAGAAATGGAGGTTTATGTTGATAACATTCGTAGAAAATTTGGAGTATTTAATTACGCACCTTTCCGGACACCATATACTCCCAACAATCAATACCAAATGTTATTAGACCCTGCAAACCCAACTGCTGGAACTGCAAAGACAGACAAACAAGAGAAAATCAAACTGAACTTTGATATGACAGCATCGCCCAAGATTCTAATGAGCAAGTCTATGCTGAGCAGTAGCACTGGTCGTAGGATTTCATTGACAGATATGCCACGGTCACCAATGAGTACAAACTCATCAGTTCACACTGGATCTGATGTTGAACAGGACGCGGAGAAAAAAGCAACTTCCAGCCATTTTAGTGCCAGTGAGGAATCCATGGACTTTATTGAGAAaaatacag cttctccagcagcaacAAGAACAGGTCAAGCAGGGAGTTTGTCAGGCAGCCCCAAACCTTTCTCTCCTCAAGCGTCAACGCCAATTTCTGCTAAGCAAGAAAGAACTTCCACTCCAGGAAGCATTCTGAATCTTAATCTTG atcGTAGCAAAGCTGAGATGGATCTGAAAGAGTTGAGTGAGTCAGTCCAACAGCAGACCACTCCTGTGCAACTCATTTCACCAAAACGACAGATACGTAGTAGGTTCCAGCTTAATCTTGACAAGACAATAGAGAGTTGTAAAGCACAACTTG GAATAAATGAAATATCTGAAGCTGTTTATACTGCAGTAGAACACAGTGACTCTGAAGATTCTGAAAAATCCGACACCAGTGACAGTGAATATAGTGATGAGGATCAGAAATCAAAGAATGATCAAGAAGATGGAGAGGACAAGGAAGGTACGAGAAGTGACAAAGAATCAttgagcttgaaaaaaaaacctaagcccCCAGCACAGAATGAAGACAAGGAGGAACTTAAAAGCACAAGTCCGGAGGTGGAGAAAACAGATGACCTGGTCAAAGAAAAGGCAATTACAGACaatgaaaaagaattttctgaaaagggaaaaagtttACAGcatcctgcaaaagaaaaactaaaaggtAAAGATGAAACGGACTCTCCAACTGTGCACCTAGGACTGGACTCCGATTCTGAGAGTGAACTTGTCATCGATCTAGGAGATGATCATTGTGGCCGTGAAGGAAGGAAAACTAAGAAAGAATCTAAAGAAACTCCCCCTAAACATGATG TTGTAGGTAAAACTCCACCTTCCTCCAGTGCAAGCACCCAGCCTCTACCAGAAACTCCAGTACTTACCCGCTCTGCATCCCAGACTCCACCAGCTGGTGTAACAGCAACTACTAGTGCTTCTTCTACTGTTAGTGCTCCATCTGCAGCCACTGGAAGCCCTGTGAAAAAGCAGAGGCCTTTGCTGCCTAAGGAAACTGCCCCTGCTGTGCAGCGTGTAGTGTGGAATTCTTCAAATAAATTTCAGACATCTTCTCAGAAATGGCACATGCAGAAGGTGCAGagacagcagcaacagcagcagagccagcagtCTCAGTCACAGCAACCTCAGTCCTCTCAAGGGACAAGATATCAGACAAGACAAGCAGTTAAAG CTGTGCAGCAAAAAGAGATCACCCAGAGCACTTCCACATCCACCATAACCTTGGTTACAAGTACTCAACCTATTTCTATGGTTACCAGTTCTGGATCTGCAAGTACACTTTCTTCCTCAGTTAATACAGACTTGCCAATTGCAACAGCTTCAGCTGATGTGGCTgcagatattgctaagtatactaGCAAA atGATGGATGCCATCAAAGGAACAATGACGGAAATATACAATGATCTTTCAAAAAATACTACTGGCAGTACAATAGCTGAG ATTCGGCGTTTGAGGATTGAGATAGAAAAACTTCAATGGCTACATCAACAGGAACTGTCAGAAATGAAGCATAATCTAG AACTGACAATGGCTGAAATGCGTCAGAGTCTAGAACAAGAACGAGATCGCTTGATTGCTGAGGTGAAGAAGCAGCTGGAATTGGAAAAGCAGCAAGCAGTGGATGAAACTAAAAAGAAGCAGTGGTGTGCTAACTGCAAGAAAGAGGCCATTTTTTACTGCTGTTGGAATACTAGCTACTGTGACTATCCCTGCCAACAAGCTCACTGGCCTGAGCACATGAAATCTTGCACACAGTCAG cTACTGCAACACAGCAAGAAACAGATACTGAAATTAGcacagaaacattaaataaatcaTCTCAGCCCAGTTCAAGTGTGCAGCCTACGCCCGCAGAAACAGCCAGCACCCCTAAGGAAAAGGAAGGTTCAGCTGATAAAAGCAAAGAGAGTGTTACA gacCCATCAGTGTAG
- the ZMYND8 gene encoding MYND-type zinc finger-containing chromatin reader ZMYND8 isoform X1: MHPQSLAEEEIKAEQEVVEGMDISTRSKDPGSAERTAQKRKFPSPPHSSNGHSPQDASTSPIKKKKKPGLLNSNNKEQSELRHGPFYYMKQPLTTDPVDVVPQDGRNDFYCWVCHREGQVLCCELCPRVYHAKCLKLTAEPEGDWFCPECEKITVAECIETQSKAMTMLTIEQLSYLLKFALQKMKQPGTEPFQKPVSLDQHPDYAEYIFHPMDLCTLEKNVKKKMYGCTEAFLADAKWILHNCIIYNGGNHKLTQTAKVIIKICEHEMNEIEVCPECYLAACQKRDNWFCEPCSNPHPLVWAKLKGFPFWPAKALRDKDGQVDARFFGQHDRAWVPINNCYLMSKEIPFSVKKTKSIFNSAMQEMEVYVDNIRRKFGVFNYAPFRTPYTPNNQYQMLLDPANPTAGTAKTDKQEKIKLNFDMTASPKILMSKSMLSSSTGRRISLTDMPRSPMSTNSSVHTGSDVEQDAEKKATSSHFSASEESMDFIEKNTASPAATRTGQAGSLSGSPKPFSPQASTPISAKQERTSTPGSILNLNLDRSKAEMDLKELSESVQQQTTPVQLISPKRQIRSRFQLNLDKTIESCKAQLGINEISEAVYTAVEHSDSEDSEKSDTSDSEYSDEDQKSKNDQEDGEDKEGTRSDKESLSLKKKPKPPAQNEDKEELKSTSPEVEKTDDLVKEKAITDNEKEFSEKGKSLQHPAKEKLKGKDETDSPTVHLGLDSDSESELVIDLGDDHCGREGRKTKKESKETPPKHDVVGKTPPSSSASTQPLPETPVLTRSASQTPPAGVTATTSASSTVSAPSAATGSPVKKQRPLLPKETAPAVQRVVWNSSNKFQTSSQKWHMQKVQRQQQQQQSQQSQSQQPQSSQGTRYQTRQAVKAVQQKEITQSTSTSTITLVTSTQPISMVTSSGSASTLSSSVNTDLPIATASADVAADIAKYTSKMMDAIKGTMTEIYNDLSKNTTGSTIAEIRRLRIEIEKLQWLHQQELSEMKHNLELTMAEMRQSLEQERDRLIAEVKKQLELEKQQAVDETKKKQWCANCKKEAIFYCCWNTSYCDYPCQQAHWPEHMKSCTQSATATQQETDTEISTETLNKSSQPSSSVQPTPAETASTPKEKEGSADKSKESVTTIPVVVSPSAGTVAMRTGVQYVQTTMPVQVRRV, translated from the exons TCAGAACTAAGACATGGTCCGTTTTACTATATGAAGCAGCCACTCACCACAGACCCTGTTGATGTTGTACCACAGGATGGACGGAATGATTTCTATTGCTGGGTTTGTCATCGGGAAGGCCAAGTCCTCTGCTGTGAACTCTGTCCTCGGGTTTATCATGCTAAGTGTCTGAAACTGACAGCGGAACCAGAGGGGGATTGGTTTTGCCCAGAATGTGAG AAAATCACAGTCGCAGAATGCATAGAAACACAGAGTAAAGCTATGACAATGCTCACCATTGAACAGCTATCATATTTACTGAAGTTTGCactacagaaaatgaaacagccAGGG acaGAGCCATTTCAAAAGCCAGTTTCACTGGATCAACACCCAGATTATGCAGAATACATCTTTCATCCAATGGACCTTTGTACATTAGAGAAG aatgttaaaaagaaaatgtacggTTGCACTGAAGCATTTTTGGCTGATGCCAAATGGATTTTGCACAACTGCATTATTTACAATGGGG GAAATCACAAATTGACACAAACAGCAAAAGTCATCATCAAAATCTGTGAGCATGAG atgaatGAAATTGAAGTATGTCCGGAATGTTATTTAGCTGCTTGCCAAAAACGAGATAATTGGTTTTGTGAGCCTTGT AGCAATCCCCACCCTTTGGTCTGGGCTAAACTCAAGGGCTTTCCATTCTGGCCTGCTAAAGCACTGAGGGATAAAGATGGGCAAGTTGATGCCCGTTTCTTTGGCCAACATGACAG GGCCTGGGTTCCAATAAATAATTGCTACCTCATGTCTaaagaaattcctttttctgtgaaaaagactAAAAGCATCTTCAATAGTGCAATGCAAGAAATGGAGGTTTATGTTGATAACATTCGTAGAAAATTTGGAGTATTTAATTACGCACCTTTCCGGACACCATATACTCCCAACAATCAATACCAAATGTTATTAGACCCTGCAAACCCAACTGCTGGAACTGCAAAGACAGACAAACAAGAGAAAATCAAACTGAACTTTGATATGACAGCATCGCCCAAGATTCTAATGAGCAAGTCTATGCTGAGCAGTAGCACTGGTCGTAGGATTTCATTGACAGATATGCCACGGTCACCAATGAGTACAAACTCATCAGTTCACACTGGATCTGATGTTGAACAGGACGCGGAGAAAAAAGCAACTTCCAGCCATTTTAGTGCCAGTGAGGAATCCATGGACTTTATTGAGAAaaatacag cttctccagcagcaacAAGAACAGGTCAAGCAGGGAGTTTGTCAGGCAGCCCCAAACCTTTCTCTCCTCAAGCGTCAACGCCAATTTCTGCTAAGCAAGAAAGAACTTCCACTCCAGGAAGCATTCTGAATCTTAATCTTG atcGTAGCAAAGCTGAGATGGATCTGAAAGAGTTGAGTGAGTCAGTCCAACAGCAGACCACTCCTGTGCAACTCATTTCACCAAAACGACAGATACGTAGTAGGTTCCAGCTTAATCTTGACAAGACAATAGAGAGTTGTAAAGCACAACTTG GAATAAATGAAATATCTGAAGCTGTTTATACTGCAGTAGAACACAGTGACTCTGAAGATTCTGAAAAATCCGACACCAGTGACAGTGAATATAGTGATGAGGATCAGAAATCAAAGAATGATCAAGAAGATGGAGAGGACAAGGAAGGTACGAGAAGTGACAAAGAATCAttgagcttgaaaaaaaaacctaagcccCCAGCACAGAATGAAGACAAGGAGGAACTTAAAAGCACAAGTCCGGAGGTGGAGAAAACAGATGACCTGGTCAAAGAAAAGGCAATTACAGACaatgaaaaagaattttctgaaaagggaaaaagtttACAGcatcctgcaaaagaaaaactaaaaggtAAAGATGAAACGGACTCTCCAACTGTGCACCTAGGACTGGACTCCGATTCTGAGAGTGAACTTGTCATCGATCTAGGAGATGATCATTGTGGCCGTGAAGGAAGGAAAACTAAGAAAGAATCTAAAGAAACTCCCCCTAAACATGATG TTGTAGGTAAAACTCCACCTTCCTCCAGTGCAAGCACCCAGCCTCTACCAGAAACTCCAGTACTTACCCGCTCTGCATCCCAGACTCCACCAGCTGGTGTAACAGCAACTACTAGTGCTTCTTCTACTGTTAGTGCTCCATCTGCAGCCACTGGAAGCCCTGTGAAAAAGCAGAGGCCTTTGCTGCCTAAGGAAACTGCCCCTGCTGTGCAGCGTGTAGTGTGGAATTCTTCAAATAAATTTCAGACATCTTCTCAGAAATGGCACATGCAGAAGGTGCAGagacagcagcaacagcagcagagccagcagtCTCAGTCACAGCAACCTCAGTCCTCTCAAGGGACAAGATATCAGACAAGACAAGCAGTTAAAG CTGTGCAGCAAAAAGAGATCACCCAGAGCACTTCCACATCCACCATAACCTTGGTTACAAGTACTCAACCTATTTCTATGGTTACCAGTTCTGGATCTGCAAGTACACTTTCTTCCTCAGTTAATACAGACTTGCCAATTGCAACAGCTTCAGCTGATGTGGCTgcagatattgctaagtatactaGCAAA atGATGGATGCCATCAAAGGAACAATGACGGAAATATACAATGATCTTTCAAAAAATACTACTGGCAGTACAATAGCTGAG ATTCGGCGTTTGAGGATTGAGATAGAAAAACTTCAATGGCTACATCAACAGGAACTGTCAGAAATGAAGCATAATCTAG AACTGACAATGGCTGAAATGCGTCAGAGTCTAGAACAAGAACGAGATCGCTTGATTGCTGAGGTGAAGAAGCAGCTGGAATTGGAAAAGCAGCAAGCAGTGGATGAAACTAAAAAGAAGCAGTGGTGTGCTAACTGCAAGAAAGAGGCCATTTTTTACTGCTGTTGGAATACTAGCTACTGTGACTATCCCTGCCAACAAGCTCACTGGCCTGAGCACATGAAATCTTGCACACAGTCAG cTACTGCAACACAGCAAGAAACAGATACTGAAATTAGcacagaaacattaaataaatcaTCTCAGCCCAGTTCAAGTGTGCAGCCTACGCCCGCAGAAACAGCCAGCACCCCTAAGGAAAAGGAAGGTTCAGCTGATAAAAGCAAAGAGAGTGTTACA ACCATTCCTGTAGTGGTAAGTCCTTCTGCTGGGACAGTGGCAATGAGAACTGGAGTTCAGTATGTTCAGaccacaatgccagtccaagtacGAAGAGTCTAA
- the ZMYND8 gene encoding MYND-type zinc finger-containing chromatin reader ZMYND8 isoform X2, translated as MDISTRSKDPGSAERTAQKRKFPSPPHSSNGHSPQDASTSPIKKKKKPGLLNSNNKEQSELRHGPFYYMKQPLTTDPVDVVPQDGRNDFYCWVCHREGQVLCCELCPRVYHAKCLKLTAEPEGDWFCPECEKITVAECIETQSKAMTMLTIEQLSYLLKFALQKMKQPGTEPFQKPVSLDQHPDYAEYIFHPMDLCTLEKNVKKKMYGCTEAFLADAKWILHNCIIYNGGNHKLTQTAKVIIKICEHEMNEIEVCPECYLAACQKRDNWFCEPCSNPHPLVWAKLKGFPFWPAKALRDKDGQVDARFFGQHDRAWVPINNCYLMSKEIPFSVKKTKSIFNSAMQEMEVYVDNIRRKFGVFNYAPFRTPYTPNNQYQMLLDPANPTAGTAKTDKQEKIKLNFDMTASPKILMSKSMLSSSTGRRISLTDMPRSPMSTNSSVHTGSDVEQDAEKKATSSHFSASEESMDFIEKNTASPAATRTGQAGSLSGSPKPFSPQASTPISAKQERTSTPGSILNLNLDRSKAEMDLKELSESVQQQTTPVQLISPKRQIRSRFQLNLDKTIESCKAQLGINEISEAVYTAVEHSDSEDSEKSDTSDSEYSDEDQKSKNDQEDGEDKEGTRSDKESLSLKKKPKPPAQNEDKEELKSTSPEVEKTDDLVKEKAITDNEKEFSEKGKSLQHPAKEKLKGKDETDSPTVHLGLDSDSESELVIDLGDDHCGREGRKTKKESKETPPKHDVVGKTPPSSSASTQPLPETPVLTRSASQTPPAGVTATTSASSTVSAPSAATGSPVKKQRPLLPKETAPAVQRVVWNSSNKFQTSSQKWHMQKVQRQQQQQQSQQSQSQQPQSSQGTRYQTRQAVKAVQQKEITQSTSTSTITLVTSTQPISMVTSSGSASTLSSSVNTDLPIATASADVAADIAKYTSKMMDAIKGTMTEIYNDLSKNTTGSTIAEIRRLRIEIEKLQWLHQQELSEMKHNLELTMAEMRQSLEQERDRLIAEVKKQLELEKQQAVDETKKKQWCANCKKEAIFYCCWNTSYCDYPCQQAHWPEHMKSCTQSATATQQETDTEISTETLNKSSQPSSSVQPTPAETASTPKEKEGSADKSKESVTTIPVVVSPSAGTVAMRTGVQYVQTTMPVQVRRV; from the exons TCAGAACTAAGACATGGTCCGTTTTACTATATGAAGCAGCCACTCACCACAGACCCTGTTGATGTTGTACCACAGGATGGACGGAATGATTTCTATTGCTGGGTTTGTCATCGGGAAGGCCAAGTCCTCTGCTGTGAACTCTGTCCTCGGGTTTATCATGCTAAGTGTCTGAAACTGACAGCGGAACCAGAGGGGGATTGGTTTTGCCCAGAATGTGAG AAAATCACAGTCGCAGAATGCATAGAAACACAGAGTAAAGCTATGACAATGCTCACCATTGAACAGCTATCATATTTACTGAAGTTTGCactacagaaaatgaaacagccAGGG acaGAGCCATTTCAAAAGCCAGTTTCACTGGATCAACACCCAGATTATGCAGAATACATCTTTCATCCAATGGACCTTTGTACATTAGAGAAG aatgttaaaaagaaaatgtacggTTGCACTGAAGCATTTTTGGCTGATGCCAAATGGATTTTGCACAACTGCATTATTTACAATGGGG GAAATCACAAATTGACACAAACAGCAAAAGTCATCATCAAAATCTGTGAGCATGAG atgaatGAAATTGAAGTATGTCCGGAATGTTATTTAGCTGCTTGCCAAAAACGAGATAATTGGTTTTGTGAGCCTTGT AGCAATCCCCACCCTTTGGTCTGGGCTAAACTCAAGGGCTTTCCATTCTGGCCTGCTAAAGCACTGAGGGATAAAGATGGGCAAGTTGATGCCCGTTTCTTTGGCCAACATGACAG GGCCTGGGTTCCAATAAATAATTGCTACCTCATGTCTaaagaaattcctttttctgtgaaaaagactAAAAGCATCTTCAATAGTGCAATGCAAGAAATGGAGGTTTATGTTGATAACATTCGTAGAAAATTTGGAGTATTTAATTACGCACCTTTCCGGACACCATATACTCCCAACAATCAATACCAAATGTTATTAGACCCTGCAAACCCAACTGCTGGAACTGCAAAGACAGACAAACAAGAGAAAATCAAACTGAACTTTGATATGACAGCATCGCCCAAGATTCTAATGAGCAAGTCTATGCTGAGCAGTAGCACTGGTCGTAGGATTTCATTGACAGATATGCCACGGTCACCAATGAGTACAAACTCATCAGTTCACACTGGATCTGATGTTGAACAGGACGCGGAGAAAAAAGCAACTTCCAGCCATTTTAGTGCCAGTGAGGAATCCATGGACTTTATTGAGAAaaatacag cttctccagcagcaacAAGAACAGGTCAAGCAGGGAGTTTGTCAGGCAGCCCCAAACCTTTCTCTCCTCAAGCGTCAACGCCAATTTCTGCTAAGCAAGAAAGAACTTCCACTCCAGGAAGCATTCTGAATCTTAATCTTG atcGTAGCAAAGCTGAGATGGATCTGAAAGAGTTGAGTGAGTCAGTCCAACAGCAGACCACTCCTGTGCAACTCATTTCACCAAAACGACAGATACGTAGTAGGTTCCAGCTTAATCTTGACAAGACAATAGAGAGTTGTAAAGCACAACTTG GAATAAATGAAATATCTGAAGCTGTTTATACTGCAGTAGAACACAGTGACTCTGAAGATTCTGAAAAATCCGACACCAGTGACAGTGAATATAGTGATGAGGATCAGAAATCAAAGAATGATCAAGAAGATGGAGAGGACAAGGAAGGTACGAGAAGTGACAAAGAATCAttgagcttgaaaaaaaaacctaagcccCCAGCACAGAATGAAGACAAGGAGGAACTTAAAAGCACAAGTCCGGAGGTGGAGAAAACAGATGACCTGGTCAAAGAAAAGGCAATTACAGACaatgaaaaagaattttctgaaaagggaaaaagtttACAGcatcctgcaaaagaaaaactaaaaggtAAAGATGAAACGGACTCTCCAACTGTGCACCTAGGACTGGACTCCGATTCTGAGAGTGAACTTGTCATCGATCTAGGAGATGATCATTGTGGCCGTGAAGGAAGGAAAACTAAGAAAGAATCTAAAGAAACTCCCCCTAAACATGATG TTGTAGGTAAAACTCCACCTTCCTCCAGTGCAAGCACCCAGCCTCTACCAGAAACTCCAGTACTTACCCGCTCTGCATCCCAGACTCCACCAGCTGGTGTAACAGCAACTACTAGTGCTTCTTCTACTGTTAGTGCTCCATCTGCAGCCACTGGAAGCCCTGTGAAAAAGCAGAGGCCTTTGCTGCCTAAGGAAACTGCCCCTGCTGTGCAGCGTGTAGTGTGGAATTCTTCAAATAAATTTCAGACATCTTCTCAGAAATGGCACATGCAGAAGGTGCAGagacagcagcaacagcagcagagccagcagtCTCAGTCACAGCAACCTCAGTCCTCTCAAGGGACAAGATATCAGACAAGACAAGCAGTTAAAG CTGTGCAGCAAAAAGAGATCACCCAGAGCACTTCCACATCCACCATAACCTTGGTTACAAGTACTCAACCTATTTCTATGGTTACCAGTTCTGGATCTGCAAGTACACTTTCTTCCTCAGTTAATACAGACTTGCCAATTGCAACAGCTTCAGCTGATGTGGCTgcagatattgctaagtatactaGCAAA atGATGGATGCCATCAAAGGAACAATGACGGAAATATACAATGATCTTTCAAAAAATACTACTGGCAGTACAATAGCTGAG ATTCGGCGTTTGAGGATTGAGATAGAAAAACTTCAATGGCTACATCAACAGGAACTGTCAGAAATGAAGCATAATCTAG AACTGACAATGGCTGAAATGCGTCAGAGTCTAGAACAAGAACGAGATCGCTTGATTGCTGAGGTGAAGAAGCAGCTGGAATTGGAAAAGCAGCAAGCAGTGGATGAAACTAAAAAGAAGCAGTGGTGTGCTAACTGCAAGAAAGAGGCCATTTTTTACTGCTGTTGGAATACTAGCTACTGTGACTATCCCTGCCAACAAGCTCACTGGCCTGAGCACATGAAATCTTGCACACAGTCAG cTACTGCAACACAGCAAGAAACAGATACTGAAATTAGcacagaaacattaaataaatcaTCTCAGCCCAGTTCAAGTGTGCAGCCTACGCCCGCAGAAACAGCCAGCACCCCTAAGGAAAAGGAAGGTTCAGCTGATAAAAGCAAAGAGAGTGTTACA ACCATTCCTGTAGTGGTAAGTCCTTCTGCTGGGACAGTGGCAATGAGAACTGGAGTTCAGTATGTTCAGaccacaatgccagtccaagtacGAAGAGTCTAA